A section of the Nitrospira sp. genome encodes:
- a CDS encoding HAD family hydrolase, giving the protein MRYLALAADYDGTLASGGTVSQDTVQAIERLVASGRKLILVTGRVLPEILEIFPQISLCESVVAENGAVLYRPATKEITLLAPPPPPAFLEEVQRRKVEHLTIGHSIVASRVPYETVLLDIIRDLGLELRIIFNKGAVMVLSHGINKATGLSAALKQVELSPHNIAAIGDGENDHAMLACSEYAAAVENAVPMLKETADRTTVGDHGHGVIELMNELVENDLEVAERSVARHRIALGTQENGGDITFHPARQNLLLAGTSGSGKSTLATGLLERLGERAYQLCVIDPEGDYESFPQAIILGTAQDGPSHAEILTALANPNNHVVVNLVGLPLQDRPSFFLTLLPKLQELRSKSGRPHWMLVDETHHLLPVDGNPTTPGLMKDLTGMIYVTVHPDHIEHSILKTVDIVFTLGKSPDGTLKQYCAAIQQAPPAATAARLQPGRAIMWDRTSGTTPFVLEIAPSTIERRRHRRKYAEGELPPEQSFYFRGPAGQLNLRAHNLLLFMQLGEGVDQMTWTHHLRSHDYSTWIKQVIKDEALAQRVLEVEQETHLPAEASRQLIRRAIEERYTVPAGGDEHTS; this is encoded by the coding sequence ATGCGTTATTTAGCATTGGCCGCCGACTATGACGGGACATTGGCGAGCGGGGGAACTGTGAGCCAGGACACCGTCCAGGCCATCGAACGCCTTGTGGCCTCGGGTCGCAAACTCATTCTGGTCACCGGCCGAGTATTGCCGGAGATCCTGGAGATTTTTCCCCAGATATCACTCTGCGAAAGTGTCGTGGCGGAAAATGGCGCAGTCCTCTACCGACCGGCCACTAAAGAAATCACTCTTCTTGCCCCTCCTCCTCCACCGGCATTCCTGGAAGAAGTGCAACGTCGCAAGGTGGAACATCTCACCATCGGTCATTCGATCGTGGCGAGCCGGGTCCCTTACGAAACAGTCCTCCTCGACATCATTCGTGACCTCGGTCTTGAACTGCGCATCATCTTCAACAAGGGCGCGGTGATGGTGTTGTCACATGGCATCAATAAGGCCACGGGGCTGAGCGCAGCGCTCAAACAGGTGGAATTGTCGCCTCATAACATTGCTGCGATCGGAGACGGAGAAAACGATCATGCCATGCTGGCATGTTCAGAATATGCCGCGGCGGTCGAGAATGCCGTGCCGATGTTGAAGGAAACGGCGGATCGCACCACCGTCGGCGACCATGGCCACGGAGTCATCGAGCTGATGAATGAGCTGGTTGAGAATGACCTGGAGGTAGCGGAACGATCCGTGGCGCGACATCGGATTGCGCTCGGCACACAGGAGAACGGGGGCGACATCACGTTTCATCCGGCGCGACAAAACCTCCTGCTTGCCGGCACGTCAGGCAGTGGGAAGTCTACGCTGGCGACGGGGCTACTCGAGCGACTTGGCGAGCGGGCTTATCAATTGTGTGTGATCGATCCGGAGGGAGACTACGAAAGTTTTCCACAGGCGATTATCCTCGGAACCGCACAGGATGGTCCCAGTCACGCCGAAATTCTCACCGCATTGGCCAATCCGAATAACCACGTGGTCGTCAACCTCGTGGGACTGCCGTTGCAGGACCGGCCTTCATTTTTTCTCACCCTGTTGCCCAAGCTTCAGGAACTCCGATCGAAATCAGGCCGTCCCCATTGGATGCTCGTCGATGAAACGCATCATCTCCTGCCGGTCGATGGGAACCCCACGACACCGGGACTGATGAAGGATCTCACCGGCATGATTTACGTCACCGTTCATCCCGACCACATCGAACATTCGATTCTCAAGACCGTGGATATCGTGTTCACCCTGGGCAAATCGCCGGACGGGACGTTGAAACAGTATTGCGCGGCGATCCAACAGGCGCCTCCGGCCGCGACGGCCGCCCGGCTTCAACCGGGCCGAGCGATTATGTGGGATCGCACCTCCGGGACGACGCCTTTCGTGCTTGAGATCGCTCCAAGCACCATCGAACGCCGCCGGCATCGACGGAAATATGCGGAAGGCGAACTGCCTCCGGAGCAGAGCTTTTACTTTCGCGGACCGGCCGGACAGCTCAACCTTCGCGCACACAATTTACTGCTATTCATGCAACTCGGCGAAGGCGTCGACCAGATGACATGGACTCATCACCTCCGCTCTCACGATTACTCGACCTGGATCAAGCAGGTGATCAAGGACGAGGCACTCGCGCAGCGCGTTCTCGAAGTGGAACAGGAGACTCATCTGCCCGCAGAAGCGAGCCGGCAACTGATCCGGAGGGCGATCGAGGAACGGTACACCGTTCCGGCAGGCGGGGATGAACACACCTCTTGA
- a CDS encoding Ku protein, producing MPRSLWKGSISFGLVNIPVVLYSAENRNSFDLTLLDRRDMKPVGFKRYNKESGKEVAWDQIVKRYEYEKDRYVVLTDEDFRRANVEATQTIDILNFVRAEEIPPTSFETPYYLAPDKRGEKGYALLRETLSKTGKVAVATVVIRTRQYIAALIPWSEMMVLNTLRYANELRPTKDLGIPAKSLKTTGVTSRELEMATKLVEEMSERWKPAQYKDTYHEDLMRLIHKRIKAGKTEVVTVPEEGEAQNQPGRAKVVDLMALLKRSVQRSVKPKPPSRGSERHVSRKTA from the coding sequence ATGCCGCGATCGCTCTGGAAAGGATCCATCAGTTTTGGGCTCGTCAATATTCCTGTTGTGCTCTATTCGGCCGAAAACCGGAACAGCTTTGATTTGACGCTCCTCGACCGTCGCGACATGAAACCGGTCGGATTCAAGCGCTACAACAAGGAGTCGGGCAAGGAGGTGGCGTGGGACCAGATCGTAAAAAGATACGAATATGAGAAGGACCGTTACGTCGTACTGACGGACGAAGACTTTCGACGTGCGAATGTCGAAGCGACACAGACCATCGATATTCTGAATTTTGTGCGGGCCGAAGAAATCCCGCCTACCTCATTCGAAACCCCGTACTACCTGGCGCCGGATAAACGGGGAGAAAAAGGCTATGCGCTCTTGCGCGAAACCTTGAGCAAGACAGGGAAAGTTGCCGTTGCCACGGTTGTGATCAGGACGCGGCAATATATCGCCGCGCTGATTCCCTGGAGTGAAATGATGGTGTTGAACACGCTGCGCTATGCCAACGAACTCCGGCCGACCAAGGATCTCGGGATTCCCGCGAAAAGTTTAAAGACGACCGGAGTGACCTCCCGGGAGTTGGAGATGGCCACGAAGTTGGTAGAGGAAATGTCGGAGCGTTGGAAGCCGGCCCAATACAAGGACACCTACCATGAGGATCTCATGCGATTGATCCACAAGCGGATCAAGGCAGGAAAAACCGAAGTCGTGACGGTACCTGAAGAAGGTGAGGCCCAAAATCAGCCGGGTCGCGCCAAGGTCGTAGATTTAATGGCTCTCCTCAAGCGAAGTGTGCAGCGCTCCGTGAAACCGAAGCCACCGTCGCGGGGTAGTGAGCGGCATGTCAGCCGCAAGACGGCATGA